The following are encoded in a window of Maridesulfovibrio ferrireducens genomic DNA:
- the pseB gene encoding UDP-N-acetylglucosamine 4,6-dehydratase (inverting) yields the protein MINNKSVLITGGTGSFGQKFVEIALTQYRPQRLIILSRDEHKQQEMQEKFSPEDYPCLRYFIGDIRDKDRLLRAFCGIDLVIHAAAMKAVPSCEYNPYEAVKTNILGTQNIIEAAINEKVSRVIALSTDKASNPMNLYGATKLCSDKLFINGNSYAGVNGTRFSVARYGNVLGSRGSIVPRFLKLKKTGRITITDPDMTRFWITMEQSIDFVINSLEVMQGGEIFIPKSPSMRIGDMAEALCPDCEMNIIGIRPGEKMHELIIPANEAVNTYEFENYYVIQPAYRYFERDKITCNGVKVPEKFEYSSDTNTQWLSKSDLLKMVSV from the coding sequence ATGATTAACAACAAGTCTGTATTAATAACCGGCGGAACAGGTTCCTTCGGGCAAAAATTTGTGGAAATTGCTCTCACCCAATATAGACCGCAAAGACTTATCATCTTAAGCCGCGACGAACATAAACAGCAGGAAATGCAGGAAAAATTTTCTCCGGAAGATTACCCATGCCTTCGTTATTTTATCGGAGACATCCGCGATAAAGACCGGCTTCTCAGAGCATTTTGTGGAATTGACCTTGTCATCCATGCGGCGGCGATGAAGGCTGTTCCTTCCTGCGAATACAACCCCTATGAGGCTGTAAAAACTAATATTTTAGGGACTCAAAACATCATAGAAGCGGCTATAAACGAAAAAGTCTCGCGGGTAATAGCCCTCAGTACCGATAAAGCTTCAAATCCGATGAACTTGTACGGAGCAACAAAATTATGCTCTGACAAATTATTTATCAATGGCAACAGCTATGCAGGAGTCAACGGAACAAGATTTTCAGTCGCCAGATATGGAAATGTTCTCGGAAGCAGAGGAAGCATCGTTCCCAGATTTTTAAAATTAAAAAAAACAGGACGGATTACCATAACTGATCCGGATATGACACGATTCTGGATTACTATGGAACAATCGATAGATTTTGTTATCAACAGTCTGGAAGTAATGCAGGGCGGAGAAATTTTTATACCTAAAAGCCCAAGCATGCGCATAGGCGACATGGCGGAAGCCCTCTGCCCCGACTGCGAAATGAACATAATCGGAATACGCCCCGGCGAAAAAATGCACGAACTTATCATCCCTGCAAACGAAGCCGTAAATACTTACGAATTTGAAAACTATTACGTAATCCAGCCGGCCTACCGCTACTTTGAACGGGATAAAATAACCTGCAACGGTGTTAAAGTTCCCGAAAAATTCGAATACAGCTCCGACACCAACACCCAATGGCTGAGTAAAAGCGACCTTCTTAAAATGGTTTCAGTATAA